The Paraburkholderia sp. ZP32-5 genome includes a window with the following:
- a CDS encoding sugar phosphate isomerase/epimerase family protein, which produces MVDAVEIVIVASAFGMDAVRTDGHLKWAQVAKRAGAAGFEVRRELFASDTDAGLSQLRSLGAALADLGLWSVFSTPATLYTAQGRLDRDALRLALDEANALGARFVKLQLGAFKGAAEGAEIAAQVAKGLDGTRPRLLVENGQLAEGGSPVQFVGLFEALAREGHADVLGMTFDTGNWAWLDVAPLEVAAQLAPHVEYIHCKTVAGEGARRFAVAPAGDDAQFRALLERLPRKVPRGIEFPFDTSRIDADAAHYVDWLARI; this is translated from the coding sequence ATGGTTGATGCAGTGGAGATCGTGATCGTCGCGAGCGCGTTCGGCATGGACGCGGTACGCACGGACGGTCATCTGAAGTGGGCGCAGGTGGCGAAACGGGCCGGCGCGGCGGGTTTCGAAGTGCGCCGCGAACTGTTCGCGAGCGACACGGACGCCGGTTTGTCGCAACTGCGTTCGCTTGGCGCGGCGCTGGCCGACCTCGGCCTGTGGTCGGTGTTCTCGACGCCCGCCACGTTGTACACCGCGCAAGGCCGGCTCGATCGCGACGCACTGCGACTCGCGCTCGACGAAGCAAACGCGCTCGGCGCGCGCTTCGTCAAGCTGCAACTGGGTGCTTTCAAGGGCGCGGCCGAAGGTGCGGAGATTGCTGCGCAAGTCGCCAAAGGGCTGGACGGCACGCGTCCGCGTTTGCTGGTCGAAAACGGCCAACTGGCCGAGGGCGGCTCGCCTGTGCAATTCGTCGGGTTGTTCGAAGCGCTCGCGCGCGAGGGCCATGCCGATGTACTTGGGATGACCTTCGACACCGGCAATTGGGCATGGCTCGACGTCGCGCCGCTCGAGGTGGCCGCGCAGCTTGCGCCGCACGTCGAGTACATCCATTGCAAGACGGTCGCGGGCGAGGGCGCGCGGCGCTTTGCCGTCGCGCCGGCCGGTGATGACGCGCAGTTTCGCGCGCTGTTGGAGCGTCTGCCACGCAAGGTGCCGCGCGGTATCGAGTTTCCGTTCGACACCAGCCGGATCGATGCGGATGCCGCGCATTACGTCGATTGGCTTGCGCGGATTTAG
- a CDS encoding LysR family transcriptional regulator — protein sequence MTPDQLITFAAVAEHRNISRAAVALHLSQPAVSGQLRQLQDEFGEPLYQRDGRGVRLTPAGEQLASYASRLRDTWRQAHAYRDALRGLEQGTLRIGASTTPASYLLPYLIAEFHRRYPDVTVQAADGNTTEIVSALGSVDIAMVEGPPGDDLLPDTAVHAWREDEIVAIMPSAHPLAQQATDGRIGLTAFGAWPLVLREAGSGVRQTVERAFARAGVPMRVALEIAGVEGVKEAVRAGMGVGFVSAMSMRHENGALCLLSLSPEPLTRRLSILVPHASAPSRVVERFVALCLAQQETNAGG from the coding sequence ATGACCCCGGATCAACTTATAACGTTCGCCGCCGTCGCCGAGCATCGCAACATCAGCCGGGCGGCGGTCGCGCTGCATCTGTCGCAGCCGGCGGTGTCCGGCCAGTTGCGGCAATTGCAGGATGAATTCGGCGAGCCGCTGTATCAGCGCGACGGCCGTGGCGTGCGTCTGACGCCCGCCGGTGAGCAACTGGCGAGCTATGCGTCGCGGTTGCGCGATACCTGGCGGCAGGCGCATGCGTATCGCGATGCGTTGCGCGGGCTCGAGCAGGGCACGCTGCGAATCGGCGCGAGCACGACGCCGGCGAGCTATCTGCTGCCTTATCTGATCGCCGAATTCCACCGCCGCTATCCGGACGTGACCGTGCAGGCCGCCGACGGCAACACGACCGAGATCGTCAGCGCGCTCGGTTCGGTCGATATCGCGATGGTCGAGGGCCCGCCCGGCGACGATCTGCTGCCCGACACCGCGGTGCATGCGTGGCGCGAGGACGAAATCGTCGCGATCATGCCGAGCGCGCATCCGCTCGCGCAGCAGGCAACCGACGGGCGGATCGGCCTCACGGCGTTCGGCGCCTGGCCGCTGGTGCTGCGCGAGGCGGGCTCGGGCGTGCGGCAGACCGTCGAGCGCGCGTTCGCGCGCGCCGGCGTGCCGATGCGCGTGGCGTTGGAGATTGCCGGTGTCGAAGGGGTCAAGGAGGCGGTGCGCGCCGGCATGGGTGTCGGCTTCGTATCGGCGATGTCGATGCGCCACGAGAACGGCGCGCTCTGCCTGCTGTCGTTGAGCCCGGAGCCGCTGACGCGCCGGCTGTCGATCCTCGTGCCGCATGCGAGCGCGCCGTCGCGGGTGGTTGAGCGGTTTGTCGCGCTGTGCCTCGCGCAGCAGGAAACGAACGCGGGCGGATGA
- a CDS encoding YeiH family protein has protein sequence MSTPTAPLSATPVAASPALSTRGQLNGVLFVALFAAAVTRIAAIPAIAGLGLSPLIVGIVAGAIYGNALRDGMPASWAAGVNFSARKLLRIAVAFFGLRVSLQEIAQVGLPGLTQSVLIVVSTLVIGTWAGMKIMKLDRDTALLTAAGSAICGAAAVLAFESTLQSKPHKSAMAVGSVVLFGTLSMFLYPVLFKAGWLHLDTVGAGLFFGGTIHEVAQVVGAASNVSPEATHIATIVKMTRVMLLVPVLLVVGLWVNRAARGAKEGSADGSDSAAGNAPRKLAIPWFALGFLACVVINSLHVLPQSATSTLNLLDTFALTMAMTALGIETRISQIREAGPRALTTGLILYVWLIAGGLGITWAVQYLFR, from the coding sequence ATGTCGACACCCACCGCTCCGCTCAGCGCCACACCCGTCGCCGCGTCGCCGGCGCTTTCCACTCGCGGCCAGCTCAACGGCGTGCTGTTCGTCGCGCTGTTCGCCGCCGCCGTCACGCGGATCGCCGCGATTCCCGCGATCGCGGGGCTCGGCCTGAGCCCGCTGATCGTCGGCATCGTCGCCGGGGCGATCTACGGCAACGCGCTGCGCGACGGCATGCCGGCCAGCTGGGCGGCCGGCGTCAACTTCTCGGCGCGCAAGCTGCTGCGCATCGCGGTCGCCTTCTTCGGCCTGCGCGTGAGCCTGCAGGAAATCGCCCAGGTCGGCCTGCCCGGCCTCACGCAATCGGTGCTGATCGTCGTCAGCACGCTCGTGATCGGCACATGGGCCGGCATGAAAATCATGAAGCTCGATCGCGACACCGCGTTGCTGACGGCGGCCGGCAGCGCGATCTGCGGCGCCGCGGCCGTGCTCGCATTCGAATCGACGCTGCAATCGAAGCCGCACAAGAGCGCGATGGCGGTCGGCAGCGTCGTGCTGTTCGGTACGCTGTCGATGTTCCTCTATCCGGTTCTGTTCAAGGCGGGCTGGCTGCATCTCGATACGGTCGGCGCGGGCCTGTTCTTCGGCGGCACGATCCACGAGGTCGCGCAGGTGGTCGGCGCGGCGAGCAACGTGAGCCCGGAAGCGACGCATATAGCGACGATCGTCAAGATGACCCGCGTGATGTTGCTGGTGCCGGTGCTGCTGGTGGTCGGCCTGTGGGTGAACCGCGCGGCACGCGGTGCGAAGGAAGGCAGCGCGGACGGCAGCGATAGCGCCGCCGGCAACGCTCCCCGCAAGCTCGCGATTCCCTGGTTCGCGCTCGGCTTTCTCGCCTGCGTCGTGATCAACTCGCTGCACGTACTGCCGCAGAGCGCGACGTCGACGCTGAACCTGCTCGACACGTTCGCGCTGACGATGGCGATGACCGCGCTCGGCATTGAAACCCGGATCTCGCAGATTCGCGAAGCCGGCCCGCGAGCACTGACAACCGGTCTGATCCTGTACGTGTGGCTGATTGCCGGTGGACTCGGCATCACATGGGCCGTCCAGTACCTGTTCCGGTAG
- a CDS encoding glutathione S-transferase, whose amino-acid sequence MSLELYYWDGLQGRGEFVRLALEEARVDYVEVARGKPSKGLGSGAMMTVMDSADEPYPPFAPPFLKDGDLVISQTANILFYLGPRLNLAPAVESLRYVANGLQLTIADVVTEAHDTHHPLSSGLYYEDQKDAAKVRAHDFIDQRIPKFMSYFERVLKQNPAGDSFLVGDTLTYVDLSMFQLIDGLLYAFPRALKRFGEHYPRLAALHDMVIARPNIAAYLDSNRRIAHNEACIFRHYPELDKAAT is encoded by the coding sequence ATGAGCTTGGAACTGTATTACTGGGACGGCCTGCAAGGCCGCGGCGAATTCGTGCGGCTTGCTCTAGAGGAAGCCCGCGTCGACTATGTGGAGGTCGCGCGCGGCAAGCCGTCGAAGGGTCTCGGCAGCGGCGCGATGATGACCGTGATGGACAGCGCCGACGAACCCTACCCGCCGTTCGCGCCGCCGTTTCTGAAAGACGGCGATCTGGTGATCTCGCAGACCGCCAACATCCTGTTCTATCTCGGCCCGCGGCTGAATCTCGCGCCCGCGGTCGAGAGCCTGCGCTATGTCGCGAACGGCCTGCAATTGACGATCGCCGATGTCGTCACCGAAGCGCACGACACTCACCATCCGCTCTCGAGCGGCCTTTACTACGAGGATCAGAAAGACGCCGCGAAAGTGCGCGCGCACGATTTCATCGATCAGCGGATCCCGAAGTTCATGTCGTACTTCGAGCGCGTGCTGAAACAGAATCCGGCCGGCGACAGCTTTCTCGTCGGCGACACGCTGACTTACGTCGACCTGTCGATGTTCCAGCTGATCGACGGGCTGCTGTATGCGTTTCCACGCGCGTTGAAGCGCTTCGGCGAGCACTATCCGCGGCTCGCCGCGCTGCACGACATGGTGATCGCAAGACCGAACATCGCCGCGTATCTGGATTCGAACCGGCGCATCGCTCATAACGAGGCCTGCATCTTCCGGCACTATCCGGAACTCGACAAGGCGGCGACTTGA
- a CDS encoding ClcB-like voltage-gated chloride channel protein, with the protein MLSFLLKLRTRAQRIFRLSEAHTMLIWSVVVGIAGAFATIVFRRGIEVLQFVMTGRGGSFVEIARSLPWTTRIWLPAAGGLVAGLFLLIARRHADKHAHTDYMEAVAIGDGVVPVRLSLWRSVSSLFTIASGGSIGREGPMVQLAALASSLIGRWVHFDPPRLRLLVACGAAAGITSAYSAPIAGAFFVTEIVLGSIAMESFGPVLVSAVVANITMREFAGYKPPYEMPVFPTVTGVEVLLFVALGALCGAAAPQFLRLLDASKASFRKLPIPLPLRLALGGLIVGIISVGEPEVWGNGYSVVNSILHSPWTWSALVLVLVCKLAATAATAGSGAVGGVFTPTLFVGAAVGALFGQGMNELWPHATSASYAYAMVGMGAFLAGATQAPLMAILMIFEMTLSYQVVLPLMVSCVVAYFIARAIGKTSMYEITLRRNREEQERSRLRATQMRELIRPAQTVVPPNATVQDMTRVFLEYPVKYLYVANDSGAFLGVVALKDITSDLLDNRDTAAKTAADYLQPHFDVLTPDMSLGAALQHFMAFQGERLPVIESTAHPKLAGVVYKTSLLDAYFRMNPSR; encoded by the coding sequence GTGCTTTCATTCCTGCTGAAGCTGCGCACCCGCGCCCAACGCATTTTCCGGCTGTCCGAAGCTCATACGATGCTGATCTGGTCGGTCGTCGTCGGCATCGCCGGCGCGTTCGCGACCATCGTGTTTCGCCGCGGCATCGAAGTGCTGCAATTCGTGATGACCGGCCGCGGCGGCAGCTTCGTCGAAATCGCGCGCAGCCTGCCGTGGACCACGCGTATCTGGCTGCCGGCCGCCGGCGGTCTGGTCGCCGGGCTGTTTCTGCTGATCGCGCGGCGTCACGCCGACAAACACGCGCACACCGACTACATGGAAGCGGTCGCGATCGGCGACGGCGTCGTGCCGGTGCGGCTGAGCCTGTGGCGCAGCGTGTCGTCGCTGTTCACGATCGCGAGCGGCGGCTCGATCGGCCGTGAAGGTCCGATGGTGCAGCTCGCGGCACTCGCGTCGTCGCTGATCGGCCGCTGGGTTCACTTCGATCCGCCGCGGCTGCGCCTGCTGGTGGCATGCGGCGCGGCGGCCGGTATCACCTCCGCGTATAGCGCGCCGATCGCGGGCGCGTTCTTCGTCACCGAGATCGTGCTGGGCTCAATCGCGATGGAAAGCTTCGGGCCGGTGCTGGTCTCGGCGGTCGTCGCCAACATCACAATGCGCGAATTCGCCGGCTACAAGCCGCCATACGAGATGCCAGTGTTCCCGACCGTGACCGGCGTCGAAGTGTTGCTGTTCGTCGCGCTCGGCGCGCTGTGCGGCGCGGCCGCGCCGCAGTTCCTGCGGCTGCTCGATGCGTCGAAGGCGAGCTTTCGCAAGCTGCCGATCCCTCTGCCGTTGCGGCTCGCGCTCGGCGGCCTGATCGTCGGCATCATCTCGGTCGGCGAACCCGAGGTGTGGGGCAACGGCTACAGCGTCGTGAACTCGATCCTGCATTCGCCGTGGACGTGGTCCGCGCTCGTGCTGGTGCTGGTGTGCAAGCTCGCGGCGACCGCCGCGACGGCCGGCTCCGGCGCGGTCGGCGGGGTCTTCACGCCGACGCTGTTCGTCGGCGCGGCGGTCGGCGCGCTGTTTGGCCAGGGGATGAACGAACTGTGGCCGCATGCGACGTCCGCGTCGTACGCGTATGCGATGGTCGGCATGGGCGCGTTCCTCGCGGGCGCGACTCAGGCACCGCTGATGGCGATCCTGATGATCTTCGAGATGACCTTGAGCTATCAGGTCGTGCTGCCGCTGATGGTGTCGTGCGTGGTCGCGTATTTCATCGCACGCGCGATCGGCAAGACCTCGATGTATGAGATCACGCTGCGCCGCAACCGCGAGGAACAGGAGCGCTCGCGGCTGCGCGCGACGCAGATGCGCGAGCTGATCCGCCCCGCGCAAACGGTCGTGCCGCCGAACGCGACCGTGCAGGATATGACGCGGGTGTTCCTCGAATATCCGGTCAAGTATCTATACGTGGCGAACGATTCCGGCGCGTTTCTCGGCGTGGTCGCGCTGAAGGACATCACCTCCGATCTGCTCGACAATCGCGACACGGCGGCGAAAACCGCCGCCGACTATCTGCAGCCGCATTTCGACGTGCTGACGCCGGACATGTCGCTCGGCGCCGCGCTGCAGCACTTCATGGCGTTTCAGGGCGAACGTCTGCCGGTGATCGAAAGCACCGCGCATCCGAAGCTCGCCGGCGTGGTCTACAAGACCTCGCTGCTCGATGCGTACTTCCGCATGAATCCGTCGCGCTGA
- a CDS encoding C45 family autoproteolytic acyltransferase/hydolase — translation MSEPSPEAVRRDEAGWIFVHIEGEPYDRGEQHGQLLAAEIRNAIRTARYLAKWDTGEDFDTFVEAATNQFASKLDSEFADEIQGIADGAQLPFAEVLAWNGYMDLLQSWWPAHAAQQQPQLGARPWRGRRGHHCSAFIATGNATRDGRIVMAHNSWDRYAAGDAFNVVFDIVPDRGNRILMQGLPGCISSLTDFWITAAGLMVTETTISNFAGYNAAGAPEFYRSRRASQYANSIGEWCEMFSLANNGGYANSWLLGDTKTGEIARYELGLHYSGFETTKNGFYSGYNTATDLKIRNQECIGEGEDYTDVRKNGARRLRFMQLEEMHRGSIDAELAKAMIADHHDVYLDRNDNPCSRTICGHLELDDARFGGTDHGPFNPWGANDGKVADSEMARAMAFTARWGHPCGRPFDAQAFMKRHPQWNWLNGYMRDRPSWPWTRFDALR, via the coding sequence ATGAGCGAACCGTCCCCCGAGGCCGTGCGCCGTGACGAGGCAGGCTGGATCTTCGTGCATATCGAAGGCGAGCCCTACGATCGCGGTGAGCAGCACGGCCAGTTGCTCGCCGCCGAAATCAGAAACGCGATCCGCACCGCCCGCTACCTCGCGAAATGGGATACCGGCGAGGACTTCGACACCTTCGTCGAAGCCGCGACGAATCAGTTCGCGAGCAAGCTCGACAGCGAATTCGCCGATGAAATCCAGGGCATCGCCGATGGCGCGCAGTTGCCGTTCGCCGAAGTGCTCGCGTGGAATGGCTATATGGATCTGCTGCAAAGCTGGTGGCCGGCGCATGCCGCGCAGCAGCAACCGCAACTCGGCGCGAGACCGTGGCGCGGGCGGCGCGGCCATCATTGCAGCGCGTTCATCGCGACCGGCAACGCGACGCGCGACGGCCGCATCGTGATGGCGCACAACTCGTGGGACCGCTATGCGGCGGGCGACGCGTTCAACGTCGTGTTCGACATCGTGCCGGACCGCGGCAACCGCATCCTGATGCAAGGCCTGCCGGGCTGCATTTCGAGCCTCACCGATTTCTGGATCACGGCGGCCGGCCTGATGGTCACCGAAACGACGATCTCGAATTTTGCCGGCTACAACGCGGCGGGCGCGCCCGAGTTCTATCGCTCGCGGCGCGCATCGCAGTACGCGAACAGCATTGGCGAATGGTGCGAGATGTTTTCGCTCGCGAACAACGGCGGTTATGCCAACAGCTGGCTGCTCGGCGACACCAAGACCGGCGAGATCGCGCGCTATGAACTGGGGCTGCACTACTCCGGCTTCGAGACCACGAAGAACGGCTTTTACAGCGGCTATAACACCGCAACAGATCTGAAGATTCGCAACCAGGAATGCATCGGCGAAGGCGAGGACTACACGGACGTGCGCAAGAACGGCGCGCGACGCCTGCGTTTCATGCAGCTCGAGGAAATGCATCGCGGCAGCATCGATGCGGAACTCGCGAAGGCGATGATCGCCGATCACCACGACGTCTATCTCGATCGCAACGACAATCCGTGTTCACGCACGATCTGCGGGCATCTCGAACTCGACGACGCACGTTTCGGCGGCACCGATCACGGGCCGTTCAACCCGTGGGGCGCGAACGACGGCAAGGTGGCCGACAGCGAAATGGCGCGCGCGATGGCGTTCACCGCGCGCTGGGGTCATCCGTGCGGGCGGCCGTTCGACGCGCAGGCGTTCATGAAGCGGCATCCGCAGTGGAACTGGCTGAACGGCTATATGCGCGACCGGCCATCGTGGCCATGGACGCGCTTCGACGCGCTCAGATAG
- a CDS encoding DUF2795 domain-containing protein, whose translation MTASAIPGEPIDLQIADVLREVRFPTNKDGLVDAAREAGASNEVLGMLDGMPEQDYVDIASVTRLISGNYGPGLGI comes from the coding sequence ATGACAGCCTCGGCCATCCCCGGTGAACCGATTGATCTGCAGATCGCCGATGTTCTCCGCGAAGTCCGGTTTCCAACCAACAAGGACGGCCTCGTCGACGCCGCGCGCGAAGCCGGCGCGAGCAATGAGGTGCTGGGGATGCTCGACGGGATGCCGGAACAGGACTACGTCGATATCGCGTCGGTCACCCGGCTGATCAGCGGCAATTATGGTCCCGGGCTCGGGATCTAG